The following are encoded in a window of Salinibacter ruber DSM 13855 genomic DNA:
- a CDS encoding sugar phosphate nucleotidyltransferase, whose product MKLIVPMAGRGTRVRPHSHVTPKPLLKVRGRSIVERIVDTFSRVLPAPPDDGVFVLGPDFGTEIRDQLTALCDERGITPHFPVQEKALGTAHAVGCAGEHLQGEGVVVFADTLFGLSGKVTLGDADVVAFVREVDDPRRFGVAVRDGEEVTELIEKPDDPVSNEALIGIYYLRELADLKAGIDHVIETDMKGAGGEYQLTDALDHRLQEGDMFTTAGVDAWMDCGTIPALLETTGRVLERESGDARQGTVEDSVIHDPVYIGPGATVENAVVGPHVSIEEGATVSDAVLRDSIVFAGGTVENAVLADSVIGRHAAVDLRPESLNVGDHSQVNVELRS is encoded by the coding sequence ATGAAGCTCATCGTTCCCATGGCGGGGCGGGGCACCCGCGTCCGCCCGCACTCGCACGTCACCCCCAAGCCGCTTCTCAAGGTGCGAGGGCGGAGCATCGTCGAGCGCATCGTCGACACCTTCTCCCGCGTCCTCCCGGCGCCCCCCGACGACGGCGTGTTCGTCCTGGGGCCCGACTTCGGCACCGAAATCCGCGACCAGCTCACCGCGCTCTGCGACGAGCGGGGCATCACGCCGCACTTCCCCGTCCAGGAGAAGGCCCTCGGCACGGCCCACGCCGTCGGCTGTGCGGGCGAGCACCTCCAGGGCGAGGGCGTCGTGGTGTTTGCGGACACGCTCTTTGGCCTATCGGGCAAGGTGACCCTCGGCGACGCTGACGTGGTGGCGTTCGTCCGCGAAGTGGACGACCCGCGCCGGTTCGGCGTTGCCGTGCGCGATGGGGAGGAGGTCACCGAGCTCATCGAGAAGCCCGACGACCCGGTCTCCAACGAGGCGCTCATCGGGATCTACTACCTCCGCGAGCTGGCCGACCTGAAGGCCGGCATCGACCACGTCATCGAGACCGACATGAAGGGCGCGGGCGGCGAATATCAGCTCACCGACGCGCTGGACCACCGCCTGCAGGAGGGCGACATGTTTACCACGGCGGGTGTGGACGCGTGGATGGACTGCGGCACGATCCCGGCCCTGCTGGAGACCACCGGGCGCGTCCTGGAGCGGGAGTCCGGCGACGCCCGCCAGGGCACTGTCGAGGATAGTGTCATCCACGACCCGGTCTACATCGGCCCGGGCGCGACCGTTGAGAACGCCGTCGTGGGCCCGCACGTCTCGATCGAAGAGGGCGCGACCGTCTCCGACGCGGTGCTGCGGGACAGCATTGTCTTTGCCGGCGGCACGGTCGAGAACGCGGTGCTCGCCGACTCCGTGATCGGGCGCCACGCCGCGGTCGACCTGCGGCCGGAAAGCCTCAACGTGGGCGACCACTCCCAGGTCAACGTGGAGCTGCGCAGTTAG